In one window of Phalacrocorax carbo chromosome 22, bPhaCar2.1, whole genome shotgun sequence DNA:
- the SNRNP40 gene encoding U5 small nuclear ribonucleoprotein 40 kDa protein: protein MIEQHKRKVPGGGGGPAPAPAPGPAPGPAPAPGPGPGPGPGPGPGPDLPLVPVAAKRPRHELPGTPGGGGGGQPPPGALLQAGPPRCSSLQAPIMLLSGHEGEVYCCKFHPNGNTLASAGFDRLILLWNVYGDCDNYATLKGHSGAVMELHYNTDGSMLFSASTDKTVAVWDSETGERVKRLKGHTSFVNSCYPARRGPQLVCTGSDDGTVKLWDIRKKAAVQTFQNTYQVLAVTFNDTSDQIISGGIDNDIKVWDLRQNKLTYTMRGHADSVTGLSLSSEGSYLLSNAMDNTVRIWDVRPFAPKERCVKIFQGNVHNFEKNLLRCSWSPDGSKIAGGSADRFVYVWDTTSRRILYKLPGHAGSVNELAFHPEEPIILSASSDKRLYMGEIQ from the exons ATGATCGAGCAGCACAAGCGGAAGGTCccgggtggcggcggcggccccgctcccgcccccgcccccggccccgctcccggccccgcccccgcccccggccccggccccggccccgggcccggccccggccccggccccgacCTCCCGCTCGTGCCTGTGGCGGCCAAGCGGCCCCGCCATGAGCTGCCGGGGACGCCGGGTGGCGGCggtggggggcagcccccccccggggcgctGCTGCAGGCG GGCCCGCCACGCTGCTCCTCCCTGCAGGCCCCCATCATGCTGCTCTCGGGGCACGAAGGAGAGGTGTACTGCTGCAAGTTCCACCCCAACGGCAACACCCTTGCCTCCGCTGGCTTTGACAGGCTCATCT TGCTGTGGAACGTCTACGGGGACTGCGATAACTACGCCACCCTGAAGGGACACAGCGGGGCGGTTATGGAGCTGCACTATAACACAGACGGCAG CATGCTCTTCTCAGCATCCACAGACAAAACCGTGGCTGTGTGGGATAGTGAGACTGGAGAGAGAGTGAAGAGACTGAAGGGCCATACCTCGTTCGTTAACTCCTGTTACCCGGCGAGGCGAGGACCCCAGCTTGTCTGTACAGGCAGTGATGATGGGACAGTGAAG CTGTgggatatcaggaaaaaagctGCTGTCCAGACATTTCAGAACACGTACCAGGTCTTGGCTGTAACTTTCAATGACACCAGCGATCAGATCATATCCGGAGGCATCGACAACGATATTAAG GTGTGGGACCTTCGCCAGAACAAGCTCACTTACACGATGAGAGGGCACGCGGACTCGGTGACAGGCCTCAGTCTGAGTTCGGAAGGCTCCTACCTGCTCTCCAACGCAATGGACAACACAG TTCGCATCTGGGATGTGCGACCGTTTGCCCCTAAAGAGAGATGTGTAAAGATTTTCCAGGGGAACGTGCATAATTTTGAAAAG aatcTTCTGAGGTGCTCTTGGTCCCCGGATGGGAGTAAAATAGCAGGGGGATCGGCCGACAG GTTTGTCTACGTGTGGGACACCACATCCAGGAGGATTTTGTACAAGCTGCCAGGCCACGCTGGGTCGGTGAACGAACTGGCTTTCCATCCAGAGGAACCCATTA tactctccGCATCCAGCGACAAAAGACTGTATATGGGAGAGATCCAGTGA
- the ZCCHC17 gene encoding zinc finger CCHC domain-containing protein 17 isoform X3 has product MEALPELYAIFQGEVATVTEYGAFIKIPGCRKQGAGRPTNNPVSAPLLKCPVTVAPSLIKVLGQKCGCWREVALRCKRALKYELEQQGLVHRTHMSSCRVDKPSEIVDVGDKVWVKLIGKEMKDDKLKLSLSMKVVNQGTGKDLDPNNVSLDQDERKKRTFRDYTSQKITLEAVLNTVCKKCGCKGHFAKECFVQPGGTKYSLIPEEEEEEVAAAECEREKRSSVADDSSKKRKKV; this is encoded by the exons ATGGAGGCCCTGCCCGAGCTCTACGCCATCTTCCAGGGCGAG GTTGCTACGGTGACGGAATATGGGGCGTTTATAAAAATTCCAGGCTGCAGGAAACAAG GTGCTGGTAGGCCCACAAATAACCCTGTCTCCGCTCCCCTCTTGAAGTGCCCGGTCACTGTAGCGCCAAGTCTAATAAAAGTTCTTGGACAGAAGTGTGGCTGCTGGAGGGAAGTCGCTTTGAGATGCAAACGGGCCCTGAAATATGAGCTTGAACAGCAAG GCCTTGTCCATAGGACACACATGTCCTCCTGCCGCGTGGATAAACCCTCTGAGATAGTAGATGTTGGAGACAAAGTATGGGTGAAGCTTATCGGAAAAGAG ATGAAAGATGACAAACTGAAACTCTCCCTCTCCATGAAGGTTGTTAACCAAGGCACGGGAAAAGACCTCGATCCAAACAATGTTTCTCTTGA TcaggatgagaggaaaaaacGCACGTTCAGAGACTACACTAGTCAGAAGATCACGCTTGAAGCTGTCTTGAACACCGTGTGCAAGAAATGCGGCTGCAAAG GTCATTTTGCAAAGGAGTGTTTCGTGCAGCCTGGAGGTACCAAATATAGCCTAATtccagaagaggaggaagaggaggtggcagcagcagaatgtgaaagagagaaaaggagcagCGTCGCTGACGATTcttcaaaaaaaaggaaaaaggtatgA
- the ZCCHC17 gene encoding zinc finger CCHC domain-containing protein 17 isoform X1, with protein MEALPELYAIFQGEVATVTEYGAFIKIPGCRKQGAGRPTNNPVSAPLLKCPVTVAPSLIKVLGQKCGCWREVALRCKRALKYELEQQGLVHRTHMSSCRVDKPSEIVDVGDKVWVKLIGKEMKDDKLKLSLSMKVVNQGTGKDLDPNNVSLDQDERKKRTFRDYTSQKITLEAVLNTVCKKCGCKGHFAKECFVQPGGTKYSLIPEEEEEEVAAAECEREKRSSVADDSSKKRKKEKKKKKKHKNKQSSSESDSDSSDSDSDGAQLASKRTKHSGKTSKAQKKKKKKKHKKQPRD; from the exons ATGGAGGCCCTGCCCGAGCTCTACGCCATCTTCCAGGGCGAG GTTGCTACGGTGACGGAATATGGGGCGTTTATAAAAATTCCAGGCTGCAGGAAACAAG GTGCTGGTAGGCCCACAAATAACCCTGTCTCCGCTCCCCTCTTGAAGTGCCCGGTCACTGTAGCGCCAAGTCTAATAAAAGTTCTTGGACAGAAGTGTGGCTGCTGGAGGGAAGTCGCTTTGAGATGCAAACGGGCCCTGAAATATGAGCTTGAACAGCAAG GCCTTGTCCATAGGACACACATGTCCTCCTGCCGCGTGGATAAACCCTCTGAGATAGTAGATGTTGGAGACAAAGTATGGGTGAAGCTTATCGGAAAAGAG ATGAAAGATGACAAACTGAAACTCTCCCTCTCCATGAAGGTTGTTAACCAAGGCACGGGAAAAGACCTCGATCCAAACAATGTTTCTCTTGA TcaggatgagaggaaaaaacGCACGTTCAGAGACTACACTAGTCAGAAGATCACGCTTGAAGCTGTCTTGAACACCGTGTGCAAGAAATGCGGCTGCAAAG GTCATTTTGCAAAGGAGTGTTTCGTGCAGCCTGGAGGTACCAAATATAGCCTAATtccagaagaggaggaagaggaggtggcagcagcagaatgtgaaagagagaaaaggagcagCGTCGCTGACGATTcttcaaaaaaaaggaaaaag gagaagaagaagaaaaagaagcacaaGAATAAGCAGTCCTCCTCCGAGTCGGACTCGGACAGCTCGGACTCGGACAGTGATGGGGCTCAGCTGGCCAGCAAGAGGACCAAGCATTCAGGGAAGACTAGCAAGGctcagaagaagaagaagaaaaagaagcataagAAGCAGCCCCGGGACTGA
- the ZCCHC17 gene encoding zinc finger CCHC domain-containing protein 17 isoform X2: protein MEALPELYAIFQGEVATVTEYGAFIKIPGCRKQGLVHRTHMSSCRVDKPSEIVDVGDKVWVKLIGKEMKDDKLKLSLSMKVVNQGTGKDLDPNNVSLDQDERKKRTFRDYTSQKITLEAVLNTVCKKCGCKGHFAKECFVQPGGTKYSLIPEEEEEEVAAAECEREKRSSVADDSSKKRKKEKKKKKKHKNKQSSSESDSDSSDSDSDGAQLASKRTKHSGKTSKAQKKKKKKKHKKQPRD, encoded by the exons ATGGAGGCCCTGCCCGAGCTCTACGCCATCTTCCAGGGCGAG GTTGCTACGGTGACGGAATATGGGGCGTTTATAAAAATTCCAGGCTGCAGGAAACAAG GCCTTGTCCATAGGACACACATGTCCTCCTGCCGCGTGGATAAACCCTCTGAGATAGTAGATGTTGGAGACAAAGTATGGGTGAAGCTTATCGGAAAAGAG ATGAAAGATGACAAACTGAAACTCTCCCTCTCCATGAAGGTTGTTAACCAAGGCACGGGAAAAGACCTCGATCCAAACAATGTTTCTCTTGA TcaggatgagaggaaaaaacGCACGTTCAGAGACTACACTAGTCAGAAGATCACGCTTGAAGCTGTCTTGAACACCGTGTGCAAGAAATGCGGCTGCAAAG GTCATTTTGCAAAGGAGTGTTTCGTGCAGCCTGGAGGTACCAAATATAGCCTAATtccagaagaggaggaagaggaggtggcagcagcagaatgtgaaagagagaaaaggagcagCGTCGCTGACGATTcttcaaaaaaaaggaaaaag gagaagaagaagaaaaagaagcacaaGAATAAGCAGTCCTCCTCCGAGTCGGACTCGGACAGCTCGGACTCGGACAGTGATGGGGCTCAGCTGGCCAGCAAGAGGACCAAGCATTCAGGGAAGACTAGCAAGGctcagaagaagaagaagaaaaagaagcataagAAGCAGCCCCGGGACTGA
- the FABP3 gene encoding fatty acid-binding protein, heart, which yields MVDAFVGTWKLVDTANFDEYMKALGVGFATRQMASLTKPTTIIEVEGDKITVKTQSTFKSTEISFKLGEEFDETTADDRHVKSVVTLDGGKLVHVQKWEGKETSLVRELKDGKLVLTLTMGNVVSTRTYEKAT from the exons ATGGTCGATGCCTTTGTGGGCACCTGGAAGCTCGTGGATACGGCCAATTTCGATGAGTACATGAAAGCGTTGG GCGTGGGCTTTGCCACGCGGCAGATGGCCAGCCTCACCAAACCCACCACCATCATTGAGGTGGAGGGCGACAAGATCACGGTGAAGACCCAAAGCACCTTCAAGAGCACGGAGATCAGCTTCAAGCTGGGCGAGGAGTTTGACGAGACCACGGCGGACGACAGGCACGTCAAG TCCGTGGTCACTCTGGATGGAGGCAAACTCGTCCACGTGCAgaagtgggaagggaaggagacatCGCTGGTCCGGGAGCTGAAGGATGGGAAATTAGTTCTG ACCCTCACCATGGGCAACGTCGTCTCTACCCGCACCTACGAGAAGGCAACATAG
- the LOC135316742 gene encoding cAMP-dependent protein kinase inhibitor alpha-like has product MTEVEPVLDFASSGRTGRRNALPDILGSPAGVSPSDLPLKLAEMSLNAGSGQEMQSPSAEVPPPQPPSPELKDTS; this is encoded by the exons ATGACCGAGGTGGAACCTGTGCTGGACTTTGCATCCTCCGGGAGAACGGGCCGGCGCAATGCCCTGCCCGACATCCTGGGCTCGCCGGCCGGCGTCAGCCCCTCTGACCTGCCCCTCAAGCTGGCCGAGATGTCCCTGAACGCGG GCAGCGGCCAGGAGATGCAGTCGCCCTCGGCGGAGGTGccccctccgcagccccccagccctgagCTGAAGGACACGTCCTAA